The following is a genomic window from Spirosoma foliorum.
TTAGCTCGGCAATAACCTGCTCAATCTTGCAGTCGCCTGTGCCCCAGATAACGTCGTGGTATTTGCCATCAGGCGTATCTTTTTTAACGTCTTTGAAGTGCATGCCCAAAACGTGTCCGTTCAGCTTTTTCAGGCACTCGACTGGATCAAGTCCCGACCGAACCCAGTGGCCAATGTCGGAGCAGGAACCTACGTATTTGCTGTTGCCAATAGCTGCCAACACAGTATCGGGATGCCAGTAGCGCGATGGTTTGGGGTGGTTATGCAGCGCGACGTTGATTTTGTATTCATCAGCCAGTTTCCGTACCAGCGGCATTTGCGCAGGCGTAGGCTCTGAGTTGATGTTCAGAATACCCATGTCTTTGGCAAACGCAAACAACGTCTTCCATTCCTCATCCGTTTTGGGATTCACAACCCCATAGGCGGTAAGCGTCAGGCCCTTATCTTTGATTAGCTTCTTCACCGCCTGGCGAGTAGCGGCATCCATTGTAAAATCCATTTTCCCTTCTACGCCACCGCCGATGGTCTGCCCCGGAAAAGCTTCTACATATTTCAGGCCGCAACTATCAATTTTTCGTAGCGCTTCAGCAAAGGTGAATAACCGAAACGAATAGGCCTGAGAGCCCAGTTTCCAGCCCGCTTTGTCTTCGGGTCCTTTCTGCGCCAGTACGGGAGCGACGCCTATCGAAAAGAGCAGTCCGAAGAGCAGGAATTTTGTCAAATGTTTCATAGAAAAGCGAATGAGTTGTTTCTAAACCAAAGGAACAACGAAAGTCAGTTTACCTATTTGCGCTAAAATTGGCCCTGTCCCAAACCGTACAATAATTGTCCGAAACTGGACAACAGGAATTTGCCCCTTTCTTTAAAAACAGCGTTTCCAAGCGCTTAAGGCACTTATCTCAATCTGGCAAAGCATTTGCTCAGCAAAACTAGAACTAATTAATGGCCATGAAACGAAGCTATTTGGGCGAGTTCGAAGAGATCGTTCTGCTGACTGTTGCCGTGATGGAAGGACAGGCGTATGGCGTAGCGCTCACACACGAAATCATTGAGCAAACCGGGCGCTCGGTTCGCCTGAATCAGATTCACGCGGCCCTGCAACGACTGGAAGACAAAGGCATGGTGAAGTCTGAAATGGGTGAGCCTACTGCCGAACGGGGCGGTCGCCGGAAACGGCTGTTTACCGTTACCGCCTACGGTCGGCGGACGTTGCAGGAAATTCAGGATGTGCGGGCAAATCTGTGGACCCGGATGCCCGACCCATTCAACCCAGCTATTAGCTTATAACTAATGGATAATGAACAATGGATAACGTAAAATGTATCCTATGGCCGACTCATAACTCGTGAACTTCCTTATTCATTCGGGGCCGCCCTCGCAGTCCATTTTACATTATCCATTTTACATTATTCATTGTCCACTATGCCCCCGCCCCGCCTAGCCGACCGAATCCTCCGCTTCTTCTGCGCTCCCCACCGGCTGGAGGAAGTGCAGGGCGATTTGCACGAGGAGTTCGCTTATCAGGTCGAGCGGATTGGCGAACGGCGAGCACGCTGGCGCTACTGGCGGGACGTGTTAGGATTCATGAAACCATTTGCGATTAAACGTACAATCAGAGCATACCCTACCCCAACAAATACAACTATGCTACGAAACTATCTCAAAATTGCCTTCAGAAACCTCGTTAAGAATAAGGCCTATTCAGTTATTAATATCGGCGGACTGGCTGTTGGCATGGCCGTAGCGATGCTGATTGGCCTTTGGTTGTGGGATGAATTATCGTACGATAAATACCATAAGAATTACGACAGTATCGCCCAGGTATGGAGTGGTGGAACTGACCCGCAAACCAGTAAAATTGGGGGGTCTATTTCGCTACAATTTCCAATGGGAGCCATTCTTAGAACGAAGTACAAACACTATTTCAAACATGTGTTGATGGCCTGGTGGGTAGGCGGTTATACATTAAAACTGGGTGATAAAAATTTCCAGAAAACGGGGGAATTCATCGAAGCCGGCGCGCCGGAAATGCTTTCGCTACATATGTTAAAAGGAAGCTATGCGAGCTTAAGCGACATGCATTCCATCATTCTGTCGAAATCGACGGCCGAGACGATGTTTGGCAACGATGATCCTATCAACAAATCCTTAAAAATTGACAATCGAATTGATGTAAAAGTAACAGGCGTTTATGAGGATATACCGAAGAATGCCCGTTTCGGCGAAGTGCAGTTTTTTTTCTCCCTGGCCATTGTGGGTTGTTTCTAACGAGTGGATAAAAAATGCTGAATTCAAATGGGATAACCGATCCTTTAACATCTATGTCCAGCTACAGCCAGCTGTAACACTGGCAAGTGCCAACGCCGGTATTCGGGATTTTTATTATAAAAATTCACCTACCAGTTTTTTCAAAGAAATGCAAAAATATAAACCATTTGCTCAGCTAGTTCCCATGAGTACCTGGCACTTATATTCGGAATTTGTGGACGGCAAACCCGCTGCCGGGCGCATTACGTTCGTTTGGTTATTTGGTATCATTGGGGTATTTGTGTTGTTGCTGGCCTGCATCAATTTCATGAATCTCTCGACGGCCCGCTCCGAGAAACGAGCTAAAGAAGTGGGTATTCGAAAAGCCATTGGCTCTATAAAATGGCAGCTCATCAACCAGTTTATGAGCGAATCATTTTTAGTCGTTGTCCTGGCCTTTGCCTTAGCCGTACTACTGGTTGTAACGTCGCTGTCCTGGTTCAACGAATTGGCCGATAAGGATATGACTTTACCGTTTACTAATCCTGTATTCTGGCTTATTTCGCTGCTGTTTATTACCCTAACGGGTTTTCTGGCGGGGCTTTATCCGGCTTTCTACTTGTCTTCTTTCCAACCCGTTAAAGTCCTTAAAGGAACGATTCGGCTGGGTCGCTTTGCGGCATTGCCCCGCAAAATTCTGGTAGTTGTTCAGTTTACCGTTTCGGTGGTTCTGGTCATTGGGACCATCATCGTTTACCAGCAAATCCAGCATGCCCGCAACCGACCAATCGGGTATAATCGGGAAGGATTGATCAACCTCTCCATGAACGACCCTAATTATAAAGGGAAGCACGAGCTACTAAAAAGTGAATTGATCAATACAGGCATGGTTAGCGATGTGGCCTTTTCGTCCAATCCATTAACGGCCGTTTGGAGTAATTCGGGAGGCTACGACTGGCGAGGCAAAGAACCCGAAAAAGACAATGATTTCGCCGTTTGCGAGGTCACGCACGATTTTGGCAAAACGGTTGGCTGGCAATTTATTGATGGTCGCGATTTTTCAAGAGCGTATTCGACTGATTCATCGGGCCTGATTATCAATGAAACAGCGGCTAAATACATGCATTTAAAAAAGCCGGTTGGCGAATTTGTGAAAGGCTACGATAAAGTATCGACCTGGAAGATAATCGGCGTGATTAAAGACCTGGTGATGCAATCGCCCTATGAGCCCGTCAAGCAGACATTCTTTTTTCTGGACAAAAACTATGCGGGGTCAAGCCAACTGACGCTCAAGATCAAGCCAACGGTTAGTGCTGCGGCTGCTATTCCGCAGATAGAAGGCGTGATCAAAAAAATAGTCCCTTCGGCTTCCTTCGATTATAAATTTGTGGACGAGCAGTATGCCGCCAAGTTTTCGGCCGAAGAGCGAATTGGCAAACTCGCTTCTGTTTTCGCTGCACTCGCCATTCTCATCAGTTGTTTGGGTCTTTTCGGACTGGCTTCGTTTGTAGCGGAACAACGCACCAAGGAAATCGGTGTTCGCAAAGTACTGGGAGCTACCGTCACCAATTTGTGGGGGCTACTCTCCAAAGACTTTGTCTTTCTGGTCATTATTTCCTGCCTGATTGCGGTGCCCATCGCCTGGTATTTCATGAATCAGTGGCTCCAGAAATACGAATACCACACCGACATTGAATGGTGGATTTTTGCAGCCGCCGGTATAGGCGCCCTTGTCATCACGCTACTGACCGTCAGTTTCCAGGCAATCAAAGCGGCCTTAATGAACCCGATTACCTCCCTACGGTCGGAATGATTAATGGATAATGAACCGCGTGGGCGGCCCCGAATGGATAATGCCTTCTAAACGATCGTGGCTGCCTGCTCTCATTGTCCATTTTACATTATTCATCTTCATTATGAGACCACCCCGCTTAGCTGACCAACTGCTCCACTTCTTCTGCGCTCCCCACCGACTGGAGGAGGTACAGGGTGATTTGCATGAGGAGTTCGTCTATCAGGTCAGTCGCATTGGCGAACGTCGGGCGCGCTGGCGCTACTGGTGGGATGTGATCGGATTCATCAAACCATTTGCCGTAAAGCGGGAGTCGAATCAATATCCAAAACCAACAAACACGGACATGCTACGTAATTATTTAAAAGTCGCTTTTCGAAATCTGGTCAAAAACAAAGGGTACTCGGCCATCAATATTGGTGGGCTATCGGCTGGCATGGCCGTAGCGATGCTGATTGGCCTCTGGATCTACGACGAACTCTCCTACAACACGTATCACCAGCATTATGACCGTATTGCCCAGGTTATGCAGCACCAAACGGTCAATGGGCACATTAGTTCACAAGAATCCATTCCTGCTCCGCTGGATGCCGAGTTGCGGGCCAAGTACGGTACCAATTTTAAACACCTGGCATTGGCGGCCTATCCAGGCGACCGGATTCTGTCATATGGTGAAAAAAAGATGGCTCGCCCAGGAAACTACATGGATGCTGAAATGCCCGAGATTCTGTCGTTGCATATGCTGAAAGGCAGCCGTAATGGGCTGAAAGAACTCAATTCTATTTTGCTATCGGCCTCAACGGCAAAAGCCCTTTTTGGCGATGCCGATCCGATTGGTAAACTCATCAATATTGAGGGAAAGGCCGATGTGAAGGTAACGGGCGTTTACGAGGACTTACCGTTCAACACAGAGTTTCATGACCTTACATTCATTGCTCCCTGGAAGTTATACGTAGCAACGCAGCCCTGGGTAAAGCAGGCGCTTGACAAGCAGATTTGGGGTGAAAACTCGTTTCAACTGCTTGTCCAGCTTGCCGATAATACGGATATAAAAACAGTGAGTGATCGGATCATAAACGCTAAACTGGATAACGTACCCACCGAAGATAAGAAATACAAATCGGAGATTTTTCTGCACCCGATGAGCGACTGGCGACTGCATTCTGGCTGGGAAGAGGGCGTTCAGACGGGCGGCTATATCCAGTATGTCCGGCTGTTTGCTATCGTTGGCCTTTTTGTCTTGCTGCTAGCCTGTATCAACTTTATGAATCTGAGCACGGCTCGTTCGGAAAAACGGGCCAAAGAAGTGGGCATTCGCAAGGCGGTTGGATCAGTACGTAGCCAGCTTGTCAAGCAGTTTTTTAGCGAGTCGTTTTTGGTGGTTTTCGTTGCATTTGGCGGAGCCATACTGATTATTCTGGCTTTACTCCCCTGGTTTAACGAGGTAGCCGCCAAGCAACTCGTTTTCCCCTGGACGAAGGTTCCATTCTGGGTAGTGAGTCTGGGGTTCATCCTAATTACTGGACTATTGGCAGGTAGTTATCCTGCGTTCTATCTATCATCGTTCCAGCCGATTAAAGTCTTAAAAGGTACGTTTAAAGTGGGCAGTCTGGCAGCTGTTCCGCGCAAAGTGCTGGTTGTGATTCAGTTCACCGTTTCCATTACGTTGATCATTGGCACTATCATCGTTTATCGACAAATCCAGCACACGAAAAATCGACCGCTCGGCTACAATAGCAACGGCGTAGTGATGATTCCAATGCTATCGCCAGCGTTTTACGGCAAATACGACGTCCTGAAAACCGACCTCAAAAATGCAGGTGTTATTCAGGAAATAGCCGAATCATCCAGCCCAATGACGAGCGTTTGGTCAAACACGAGTGGCTTTAGCTGGCAAGGCAAAGACCCATCGCTCGACACCGATTTTTCATCCATTTGGGTAACACACGACTTCGGCAAAACAGTAGGCTGGCAATTTAAAGAGGGCCGCGATTTTTCGAGAGCGTTCACAACCGATTCATCGGCCATAATCATCAACGAAACGGCTGTCAAGTTTATGGGGCTCAAACATCCCATTGGTACGGTTGTCAGATGGGGGGATGAAAAAGATCCCAGAACAAAATATTTTACCATCATCGGTGTGATCAAAGATGTATTGGCTGAATCGCCGTATGAGCCAGTGAAACAAGCCATTTACTTCATGGATTACAGTAATGTCAACTGGATCATGCTCAAACTGGACCCAAGCAGAAGCACCAGCGAATCCATAGCGACAATTGAATCTGTTTTCAAAAAACACATTCCCTCGGCTCCGTTCGATTACAAATTTGCCGACCAGGAGTTTGGTAAAAAGTTTGCCTCAGAAGAGCGGATCGGTAAGCTGGCAGGTGGCTTTGCCATACTGGCCATTTTCATTTCCTGCCTGGGGTTGTTTGGCTTAGCTTCGTTCACGGCCGAGCAACGCACCAAAGAGATTGGAGTTCGCAAAGTGCTGGGCGCTTCAGTGCTGAATCTGTGGAGTATGCTCTCTAAAGACTTCATCGTACTAGTCATCATCTCCTGCCTGATCGCGTCGCCAATTGCTTACTATTATCTGGGCACATGGCTGAAGGATTACGATTACCGTACTGAACTATCGTGGTGGATTTTTGCAGGCTCAGCCGCTGGTGCTTTGCTTATTACGTTGCTAACCGTCAGTTACCAAAGCATTAAAGCTGCACTGGTGAACCCCGTCCGTTCCCTACGGTCGGAGTAAATTAATGAACAATGTATAATGGATAATGTCCCCTCAACGATCACGATTATCTCTCTTCATTATTCATTATCCATTTTACATTATCAATTATGACCCCGCCCCGCTTAGCCGACCGTCTACTTCGCTTCTTCTGCGCTCCTCACCGGCAGGAGGAAGTGCAGGGCGATCTGCACGAGGAATTTTTCTGGCAAGTCGAGCGGATCGGTGAACGACGCGCCCGTTGGCGTTACTGGTGGGATGTGATCGGATTTATTAAACCCTTTGCCATTAAGAGAAAACCCAACGGATTACCCTCAACCCCTTTGTTTAGTATGGATATGTTTCGAAACTATTTCGCCATTGCTCTGCGTCAGTTGTGGAAAAACCAGCTGTTCAGCACGTTAAACATTGTCGGGCTGACCGTTGGGCTTGCCGTTAGTACGTTTATTGCACTCTACGTCTGGCACGAGTTTCACTACGATCGGTTCGAGCCCTTCGCCGATCGTACGTATCAAATTATATCGATGGTTAAATATGGTGGTGACGATGTCACGTTTAGCGGCCACCAGGAATCGTTTGGGCGGAAGATCAAACAGCAACTTCCCGAGGTAGAGCAAGTTATCCAACTGTCGGAGGGACTAAATAGTATTGTGTTGGAGTCGGACGTGAATCATCGCTTTAAAGAAGAAAAGATTGGCTATGCTAACGGATCGTTCCTGCCAGCTATGGGTTTTCAACTGCTTCAGGGCGATCCTAAAACAGCACTGAGCGAACCGGGACGTATTATACTGACCCGACCATTGGCAGAGAAGTATTTCGGCAAGCAAAGTCCCATAGGCAAAACGCTGATTTTCGATAAGCATTTCCCGCTCACCGTTTCGGCAGTACTCGACGACTTACCAACTAATTCAGAGATTGAGTTCAATGCGCTGGTTTCGTTGAGTTCGATGCCCACACTTGGACCAGCTCAACAAGGTATGTTCAAAGGAGGAGGATTTCTAATGACCTATCTCGTCGTGCAGCCGGGAGCTAACCTAAGGGCCATTGAGAAAAAACTGCAAAATGTAAAACCCGATGTACAATTTGCAGATATTACACCTAAATACTTCCTGGAGTCCTTATCCTCAATCCATTTAGATAGTCGGGGTACGCCAAAAGATTCTCGACAGTCCCTATATATTCTGTTGACAATTGCCCTGATTATTCTGGCGTTAGCCGCTATCAACTACGTAAGCCTAACCACTGCCCGTGCTACCAAACGAGCCAAAGAAGTAGGCATCCGAAAAGCCATTGGTGGTGAGCGACGTGAGCTTATCGGCCAGTTTTTTTTCGAATCGTTCCTGACTACTACACTGGCTTTTGCATTATCACTAGCCCTCTTACAAGCTATTTTCCCCTGGGCCAACCACGCGCTCGACTTACACATAGATAATCGGGTATTGTCGCAGGGGCCATACTGGGGACTGATGCTTGCCTTATGGCTTAGCTGCTCACTGCTAGCAGGTGCCTATCCAGCCCTTCTCTTATCCGGGTTCCGGCCTGCGCTGGTACTCAAAGGGGCAACGAATTTCAGGTATGGCGGGACTGGTCTGCGCCAGGTGTTCACCACGATCCAGTTTTCGGCGAGTATTGGCCTGCTGATTTGCAGCGTGGTCCTTTATTCGCAAATGAGATTTCTACGGACGAAAAGCCTAGGTATCAATCGGGCTCAGGTAATGGCCATGTATATCGACAGAGATATGAAATCGCAATTTACGGGTCTGCGTGATCATGTACGGCAATGGGCTGGGAGCGAAAATGTAGCCTTTGCAGATAGACCATTATTTACGAATAACATACCAACGATGTTTACCCAAACGGAGACGAATCAGAAGCAGCTTATGGTAAATCTTCTGACCGTTGACAAGCCATTTTTTGATATGATGGGCGTTCACTGGGTACATCGTCCAGTTGGTTGGGAAACAGGTCCGATAACAAAAGAATTATGCGTTTATAACCAGACGGTTATGAAGGAGGCAGGCATTAAAGGAAATCCGATGCAACAGCCCGCTCCTTTTAAAAATCAGCCCGCAGATGGTATTGCAGTCGATTTTCATGTGCGTAGTTTGCATGGCTCTGTTTCCCCAATGAAATTAACCGTTATCAGCGATACTAGTCGTTCTATACTGGACAATGGTGGCTATCTATTAATTCGCTTAAGGCCACAAACCAACGTACCGGAAGCACTTGCCCAGCTCAAGGAGTTATACGATCATAGCCGTCCATCCGCGCCCTTCGATTACTATTTTCTGGATGAAGCCTATGATAAACTCTACGCTAAAGAGGAACGTTTGGCCCGTTTGTTCAACGGATTTACCGCCCTCACGCTATTGGTGGCCTGCCTGGGTTTGTTGGGTCTGATGACTTTCTCGGTCGAAGCCCGCACCAAAGAAATCGGCGTTCGAAAAGTGCTCGGTGCATCGGTTGGCAGTATTGTCACATTACTCTCGAAAGATTTCGTCAAGTTGATTCTGCTAGCCATAGTGATCGCTTCACCCATTGCGTGGTGGGCGATGGACAAATGGCTTCAGGACTTTGCCTACAAAATCGACATCGCCTGGTGGGTATTTGCCTTGGCTGGCGGCCTGACCACTGGCATCGCCTTACTGACCGTCAGTTTCCAAAGCATCAAAGCCGCCTTGATGAATCCCGTTAAATCATTGCGGTCGGAATAAAATAATGGATACACCAAATGACCCGTAAACCCCATTGGTCATTATCCATTGACCATTATTCATTATGCACCCGCCCCGTTTAGCTGACTCCCTGCTCAAATTCTTCTGTGCTCCCCACCGGCTGGAGGAGGTACAGGGTGATTTGCATGAGGAGTTTGCCTGGCAAGTCAGGAACATTGGCGAACGTCGGGCGCGCTGGCGCTACTGGTGGGATGTGATTGGATTCATAAAACCATTTGCTATCAAGAAAAAGTCAGGAGAGTACCCAAACCCAACAACAACTACTATGCTAAGCAACTATTTCACCATCGCCTGGCGGAACGTACTCCGATACAAATTAAACAGCACGCTTACGATCACTGGACTTGCCTTAGGACTGGCCTGTGGCTTGTTGATGATTTTGCATGTACGGGAAGAACTAAACTATGATAAAGGCTTCTCGAAAGCGGACCATATTTTCCGGATTACGTCGGAAAATATGGGCGAGAAAAACCGGCAGTGGGCCGCCACATCCCCTATTCTGGGGACGGAGATGCAAAAAGCAATCCCCGGAATCCAGACGGTGGCCCGATTTCATCGACCGTATCCCGATCGGGTGTTCAGTTATATACCGTCGGGAGGAACGGTCAGGCAGTTTGAAGAGAAGAGCGGCTATTTCGCCGATTCGACCGTGGTTGATGTGTTCGACCTTCCGTTTGTTAAAGGTGATCCCAAAACCGCCCTCAAACAGATTGACGCTATTGTGCTTACCGAAGCCATGGCGACAAAATACTTTGGCAACGAAGACCCTATTGGCAAACGGATTCAGGACGATCTGGACAAGCGTCCGTTGATGGTAACGGGTGTCATCAGGAACTTCCCATTCCCAACGCACCTGCAATTCGATTATCTGATTTCCATGTCCACCTTTTATCAGTCTACCGATAAAAATACGCTGGAAAACCGGGGCTGGTCTGGGTTCTATAATTACATCGTACTGAATAGTAGCACCTCGCGCGCGGATGTGGAAGCGCGGATACCCGAATTCATGGTGAAATTCTACGAGGTCAAGGGGGAAACCAGAAAGGAAATCCTGGCAACTCGGCGAACACCCATCCAGTCAATTATGGATATTCACCTGCACTCAAAGCTGGAAAAGGAAATGGGGCCGAA
Proteins encoded in this region:
- a CDS encoding permease prefix domain 2-containing transporter is translated as MTPPRLADRLLRFFCAPHRQEEVQGDLHEEFFWQVERIGERRARWRYWWDVIGFIKPFAIKRKPNGLPSTPLFSMDMFRNYFAIALRQLWKNQLFSTLNIVGLTVGLAVSTFIALYVWHEFHYDRFEPFADRTYQIISMVKYGGDDVTFSGHQESFGRKIKQQLPEVEQVIQLSEGLNSIVLESDVNHRFKEEKIGYANGSFLPAMGFQLLQGDPKTALSEPGRIILTRPLAEKYFGKQSPIGKTLIFDKHFPLTVSAVLDDLPTNSEIEFNALVSLSSMPTLGPAQQGMFKGGGFLMTYLVVQPGANLRAIEKKLQNVKPDVQFADITPKYFLESLSSIHLDSRGTPKDSRQSLYILLTIALIILALAAINYVSLTTARATKRAKEVGIRKAIGGERRELIGQFFFESFLTTTLAFALSLALLQAIFPWANHALDLHIDNRVLSQGPYWGLMLALWLSCSLLAGAYPALLLSGFRPALVLKGATNFRYGGTGLRQVFTTIQFSASIGLLICSVVLYSQMRFLRTKSLGINRAQVMAMYIDRDMKSQFTGLRDHVRQWAGSENVAFADRPLFTNNIPTMFTQTETNQKQLMVNLLTVDKPFFDMMGVHWVHRPVGWETGPITKELCVYNQTVMKEAGIKGNPMQQPAPFKNQPADGIAVDFHVRSLHGSVSPMKLTVISDTSRSILDNGGYLLIRLRPQTNVPEALAQLKELYDHSRPSAPFDYYFLDEAYDKLYAKEERLARLFNGFTALTLLVACLGLLGLMTFSVEARTKEIGVRKVLGASVGSIVTLLSKDFVKLILLAIVIASPIAWWAMDKWLQDFAYKIDIAWWVFALAGGLTTGIALLTVSFQSIKAALMNPVKSLRSE
- a CDS encoding ABC transporter permease, which encodes MRPPRLADQLLHFFCAPHRLEEVQGDLHEEFVYQVSRIGERRARWRYWWDVIGFIKPFAVKRESNQYPKPTNTDMLRNYLKVAFRNLVKNKGYSAINIGGLSAGMAVAMLIGLWIYDELSYNTYHQHYDRIAQVMQHQTVNGHISSQESIPAPLDAELRAKYGTNFKHLALAAYPGDRILSYGEKKMARPGNYMDAEMPEILSLHMLKGSRNGLKELNSILLSASTAKALFGDADPIGKLINIEGKADVKVTGVYEDLPFNTEFHDLTFIAPWKLYVATQPWVKQALDKQIWGENSFQLLVQLADNTDIKTVSDRIINAKLDNVPTEDKKYKSEIFLHPMSDWRLHSGWEEGVQTGGYIQYVRLFAIVGLFVLLLACINFMNLSTARSEKRAKEVGIRKAVGSVRSQLVKQFFSESFLVVFVAFGGAILIILALLPWFNEVAAKQLVFPWTKVPFWVVSLGFILITGLLAGSYPAFYLSSFQPIKVLKGTFKVGSLAAVPRKVLVVIQFTVSITLIIGTIIVYRQIQHTKNRPLGYNSNGVVMIPMLSPAFYGKYDVLKTDLKNAGVIQEIAESSSPMTSVWSNTSGFSWQGKDPSLDTDFSSIWVTHDFGKTVGWQFKEGRDFSRAFTTDSSAIIINETAVKFMGLKHPIGTVVRWGDEKDPRTKYFTIIGVIKDVLAESPYEPVKQAIYFMDYSNVNWIMLKLDPSRSTSESIATIESVFKKHIPSAPFDYKFADQEFGKKFASEERIGKLAGGFAILAIFISCLGLFGLASFTAEQRTKEIGVRKVLGASVLNLWSMLSKDFIVLVIISCLIASPIAYYYLGTWLKDYDYRTELSWWIFAGSAAGALLITLLTVSYQSIKAALVNPVRSLRSE
- a CDS encoding sugar phosphate isomerase/epimerase family protein; its protein translation is MKHLTKFLLFGLLFSIGVAPVLAQKGPEDKAGWKLGSQAYSFRLFTFAEALRKIDSCGLKYVEAFPGQTIGGGVEGKMDFTMDAATRQAVKKLIKDKGLTLTAYGVVNPKTDEEWKTLFAFAKDMGILNINSEPTPAQMPLVRKLADEYKINVALHNHPKPSRYWHPDTVLAAIGNSKYVGSCSDIGHWVRSGLDPVECLKKLNGHVLGMHFKDVKKDTPDGKYHDVIWGTGDCKIEQVIAELKRQHFKGPINVEYEYHWENNGPEIAESVKNFREMYNRVKVQ
- a CDS encoding permease prefix domain 2-containing transporter, giving the protein MPPPRLADRILRFFCAPHRLEEVQGDLHEEFAYQVERIGERRARWRYWRDVLGFMKPFAIKRTIRAYPTPTNTTMLRNYLKIAFRNLVKNKAYSVINIGGLAVGMAVAMLIGLWLWDELSYDKYHKNYDSIAQVWSGGTDPQTSKIGGSISLQFPMGAILRTKYKHYFKHVLMAWWVGGYTLKLGDKNFQKTGEFIEAGAPEMLSLHMLKGSYASLSDMHSIILSKSTAETMFGNDDPINKSLKIDNRIDVKVTGVYEDIPKNARFGEVQFFFSLAIVGCF
- a CDS encoding FtsX-like permease family protein → MSTWHLYSEFVDGKPAAGRITFVWLFGIIGVFVLLLACINFMNLSTARSEKRAKEVGIRKAIGSIKWQLINQFMSESFLVVVLAFALAVLLVVTSLSWFNELADKDMTLPFTNPVFWLISLLFITLTGFLAGLYPAFYLSSFQPVKVLKGTIRLGRFAALPRKILVVVQFTVSVVLVIGTIIVYQQIQHARNRPIGYNREGLINLSMNDPNYKGKHELLKSELINTGMVSDVAFSSNPLTAVWSNSGGYDWRGKEPEKDNDFAVCEVTHDFGKTVGWQFIDGRDFSRAYSTDSSGLIINETAAKYMHLKKPVGEFVKGYDKVSTWKIIGVIKDLVMQSPYEPVKQTFFFLDKNYAGSSQLTLKIKPTVSAAAAIPQIEGVIKKIVPSASFDYKFVDEQYAAKFSAEERIGKLASVFAALAILISCLGLFGLASFVAEQRTKEIGVRKVLGATVTNLWGLLSKDFVFLVIISCLIAVPIAWYFMNQWLQKYEYHTDIEWWIFAAAGIGALVITLLTVSFQAIKAALMNPITSLRSE
- a CDS encoding PadR family transcriptional regulator — encoded protein: MKRSYLGEFEEIVLLTVAVMEGQAYGVALTHEIIEQTGRSVRLNQIHAALQRLEDKGMVKSEMGEPTAERGGRRKRLFTVTAYGRRTLQEIQDVRANLWTRMPDPFNPAISL